A single genomic interval of uncultured Desulfobacter sp. harbors:
- a CDS encoding HsdR family type I site-specific deoxyribonuclease codes for MKFTESQLEAAIIELLGEMGYPHVQGETIGRQPEEVLIKDDLRAFLSRQYAADGITPGEIESVIRQLAAYSSADLYESNKAIMKLVSDGFLLKREDREQKDLYVQLIDYSALTAFRKPRAGEVPEIVAEEQAVYGTDTGANIFKMVNQLEITGHEKRIPDGILYINGLPLVVFEFKSAIREEATIHDAFIQLTVRYQRDIPELFKYNAFCVISDGVNNKAGSFFAAYEFFYAWRKTDGGDLIEKDGIDSLYSMIHGLFHPTRLCDVIRNFIFLPDTSRREEKILCRYPQYYAATKLYQNILGHIRPNGDGKGGTYFGATGCGKSYTMLFLTRLLMKSVALSSPTIVLITDRTDLDDQLSGLFTGAKGYIGDETVISVESREHLRELLKGRNSGGVFLTTIHKFTESISLLTERSNVICISDEAHRSQINLDQKVRVTEQGVKRTFGFAKYLHDALPNATYVGFTGTPVDATLDVFGEVVDAYTMTESVADEITVRIVYEGRAAKVVLDNSKLEEIEAYYAQCEEEGAGDYAIDASKRANLHMDAILGDPDRLKSLAADFVNHYEARIEEGATVAGKAMFVCKNRPIAYAFYKEVVARRPEWAEVKVCAHGETLTHREQKEIMPMARIKLVMTRGKDDAPDLYKMLGTKADRKELDRQFKKAKSNFKIAIVVDMWLTGFDVPFLDTMYIDKPVQRHSLIQTISRVNRKYLHKEKGLIVDYIGIKKQMNLALAHYAKTDTTNFEDIKQSVGVVKDHLDLMQAIFYTFDTTPYFSGEPTRQLYCLNMAAEFVQQTGKLEKRFMALSKRMKAAYDICVGSDQFTQDERDRFHFYMAVRSIIFKLTKGNAPDLSRMNARVRQMISDALKSDGVEEIFKMGQGDTTAVDIFDPDYLEKINKIKMPNTKIKMLQKLLSKAIDEFKKVNKLKGVDFAEKFKSLVERYNDRSEQDILRSEVLEDFTDEIIDLYHAIRKERESFADMGIDFEEKAFYDILKTLTIKYDFKYAEDQLITLAQQVKVIVDDKAKYTDWSQRDDIKAELKVDLIILLAEHGYPPVDRDEVYKEIFEQAENFKRNR; via the coding sequence ATGAAATTTACCGAATCCCAACTTGAAGCCGCCATCATCGAACTTCTCGGAGAAATGGGTTATCCCCATGTGCAGGGTGAAACCATTGGTCGACAGCCGGAAGAGGTGTTAATCAAGGATGATTTACGAGCCTTTCTCTCCCGGCAGTATGCAGCAGACGGCATCACACCCGGTGAAATCGAGTCGGTTATTCGGCAACTGGCGGCCTACTCATCAGCGGATCTCTACGAGAGCAACAAGGCCATCATGAAGCTGGTCTCGGATGGCTTTCTACTCAAGCGGGAAGACCGGGAGCAGAAAGACCTCTATGTGCAGCTGATCGACTATTCCGCCTTGACCGCATTTCGAAAGCCCAGGGCAGGCGAGGTGCCCGAGATTGTAGCGGAAGAACAAGCAGTCTATGGCACGGACACCGGGGCCAACATCTTCAAGATGGTGAATCAGCTGGAGATCACCGGGCATGAAAAGCGGATACCGGACGGGATTCTCTACATCAACGGGCTGCCCCTGGTGGTGTTTGAGTTCAAGAGCGCCATCCGGGAAGAGGCCACCATTCACGATGCCTTCATTCAATTGACGGTGCGCTACCAGCGCGACATTCCGGAGCTTTTCAAATACAATGCCTTCTGCGTCATCAGCGACGGCGTGAACAACAAGGCCGGGTCATTTTTTGCTGCATATGAGTTCTTCTATGCCTGGCGCAAGACCGATGGTGGGGATCTCATCGAAAAAGACGGTATCGACTCCCTCTACTCAATGATTCACGGTCTGTTCCACCCTACCCGCCTCTGTGATGTGATCCGCAACTTTATCTTTCTGCCGGACACCTCCCGGAGAGAAGAAAAAATCCTCTGCCGCTATCCCCAATACTACGCCGCCACCAAGCTCTATCAAAACATCCTGGGGCACATCCGGCCCAATGGCGACGGCAAGGGCGGCACCTACTTCGGAGCCACAGGCTGCGGTAAAAGTTATACCATGCTCTTTTTAACGCGCCTCTTGATGAAAAGTGTGGCCCTGTCCAGCCCCACCATTGTGCTGATCACCGATCGCACCGATCTCGATGATCAGCTCTCAGGGCTCTTTACCGGCGCCAAGGGCTATATCGGGGATGAAACCGTGATCAGCGTGGAGAGCCGGGAGCATCTGCGGGAGTTACTCAAAGGGCGCAACAGCGGCGGGGTGTTTCTCACCACCATTCACAAGTTTACCGAGAGCATTTCGCTTTTGACCGAGCGAAGCAACGTCATCTGCATTTCAGACGAAGCCCACCGCAGCCAGATCAATCTTGATCAAAAGGTGAGGGTCACGGAACAAGGGGTAAAGCGCACCTTCGGGTTTGCCAAGTACCTCCACGACGCCCTGCCCAACGCCACCTATGTGGGGTTCACCGGAACGCCCGTGGATGCCACATTAGATGTCTTTGGCGAGGTGGTGGATGCCTACACCATGACCGAATCGGTGGCAGATGAGATCACAGTGCGCATTGTCTACGAGGGCCGGGCAGCCAAGGTGGTGCTGGACAACAGCAAACTGGAAGAGATTGAAGCCTATTACGCCCAGTGCGAGGAAGAGGGGGCCGGCGACTACGCCATTGATGCCAGCAAGCGGGCCAATCTCCACATGGACGCCATCCTGGGAGATCCCGACCGCCTGAAATCATTGGCAGCCGATTTTGTCAATCACTACGAGGCCCGGATTGAAGAGGGGGCCACCGTTGCCGGAAAGGCCATGTTTGTTTGCAAAAACCGCCCCATTGCCTATGCCTTCTACAAGGAAGTGGTCGCCCGTCGTCCGGAATGGGCCGAGGTAAAGGTGTGCGCCCATGGTGAAACCCTGACCCACAGAGAACAAAAAGAGATCATGCCCATGGCGCGCATCAAGCTTGTGATGACCCGTGGAAAAGATGACGCCCCCGACCTATACAAAATGCTGGGAACCAAAGCAGACAGAAAAGAGCTGGATCGGCAGTTCAAAAAAGCCAAGTCCAATTTCAAGATCGCCATTGTGGTGGATATGTGGCTCACGGGCTTTGATGTTCCTTTCCTGGACACCATGTATATCGACAAACCGGTTCAACGCCACAGCCTGATTCAGACCATCTCCAGGGTGAACCGCAAATACCTTCACAAGGAAAAGGGGCTGATCGTTGACTATATCGGCATCAAGAAGCAGATGAACCTGGCCCTGGCCCACTATGCCAAGACAGACACCACCAACTTCGAAGACATCAAGCAGTCCGTTGGCGTGGTAAAGGATCATCTCGATTTGATGCAGGCGATTTTTTATACGTTCGATACCACGCCCTATTTCTCCGGCGAGCCCACCCGGCAGCTCTACTGCCTTAATATGGCGGCGGAGTTTGTCCAGCAGACCGGCAAGCTGGAAAAGCGTTTTATGGCCCTGTCCAAGCGAATGAAAGCCGCCTACGACATCTGCGTGGGAAGTGATCAATTCACCCAGGACGAACGGGACCGGTTCCACTTCTACATGGCGGTGCGGTCCATCATCTTTAAGCTCACCAAAGGCAATGCCCCGGATCTCTCCCGGATGAACGCCAGGGTGCGGCAGATGATCTCCGATGCGTTGAAAAGCGATGGTGTGGAAGAGATTTTCAAAATGGGTCAGGGGGACACCACAGCGGTGGATATTTTTGATCCGGATTACCTGGAGAAGATCAACAAAATCAAGATGCCCAACACCAAAATAAAGATGCTCCAGAAGCTGCTTTCCAAGGCCATTGATGAGTTCAAGAAGGTGAATAAGCTCAAGGGGGTGGATTTTGCTGAAAAGTTCAAATCCCTGGTGGAGCGGTACAACGACCGGAGCGAACAGGATATCCTCAGAAGTGAGGTGCTGGAAGATTTCACCGATGAAATCATTGACCTCTACCACGCCATCAGAAAAGAGCGGGAATCATTCGCCGATATGGGCATTGATTTTGAAGAAAAAGCCTTCTATGACATCCTGAAAACCCTCACCATCAAGTACGATTTTAAATATGCGGAGGATCAGCTCATCACGCTTGCCCAACAGGTGAAGGTCATTGTCGATGACAAGGCCAAATATACCGACTGGAGCCAACGCGATGACATCAAGGCGGAGCTGAAGGTGGATCTCATTATTTTGCTGGCGGAGCATGGATATCCGCCGGTAGATCGGGATGAGGTGTATAAAGAGATCTTTGAGCAGGCGGAAAATTTTAAGAGGAATAGATGA
- a CDS encoding aminotransferase class I/II-fold pyridoxal phosphate-dependent enzyme — MIQGHGGNKQQLADRIGCRVEDIIDMSSNLNPLGPPKRIHAFIRENIHLIHALPEPDAAGMSKGFADYHGIDPGCVIAGNGTTFFIYTLPLALGAKKALILGPAYADYEDACAALNVKTSHCLAVAENNFVPDLDQLSAEAQQADLVFICNPNNPTGALIAKQDLETLIRRHTNTCFVVDESYLPFVPDAEDFP; from the coding sequence ATGATTCAGGGCCACGGCGGAAATAAGCAGCAGCTTGCAGACCGAATAGGCTGCAGGGTTGAGGATATCATTGACATGAGTTCCAACCTCAATCCCCTGGGGCCGCCGAAACGCATCCACGCCTTTATCCGGGAAAACATTCATTTGATTCATGCCCTTCCCGAACCGGATGCAGCCGGCATGTCCAAGGGGTTTGCAGACTATCACGGCATTGATCCCGGCTGTGTGATAGCCGGCAACGGCACCACCTTTTTCATCTATACCCTGCCCCTGGCCCTTGGGGCAAAAAAGGCCCTGATCCTGGGTCCGGCCTACGCCGACTATGAAGATGCCTGTGCGGCCCTCAATGTAAAGACCAGTCACTGTTTGGCCGTGGCCGAAAACAATTTTGTTCCGGATCTGGATCAGTTATCTGCCGAGGCTCAACAAGCCGACCTGGTGTTTATCTGCAACCCGAACAATCCCACAGGCGCCCTGATTGCCAAACAGGATCTGGAAACACTGATTCGCCGCCACACGAACACCTGTTTTGTGGTGGATGAATCCTATCTGCCCTTTGTACCGGATGCAGAAGATTTTCCCTGA
- the cobU gene encoding bifunctional adenosylcobinamide kinase/adenosylcobinamide-phosphate guanylyltransferase: MTDIKRILVLGGCRSGKSRFAKQAADHMARDKKIYLATCVPTDREMKKRVEHHQDDRGPDWATIEEPIRIHETIDRACAQAKVILVDCLTLWVSNLLFRETDEAGIMAAVDLLVGAVNRSTCPVILVSNEVGYGIVPENSLARQFRDMAGLVNQRVARAVDEVVVSMAGIPVQIKPGQIQPGQIFGNGEPQ; this comes from the coding sequence ATGACGGACATAAAGCGTATTCTGGTGCTCGGCGGCTGCAGGAGCGGCAAAAGCCGTTTTGCCAAGCAGGCCGCAGATCATATGGCCCGGGACAAAAAAATCTATCTGGCCACCTGTGTACCCACGGACAGGGAAATGAAAAAACGGGTTGAACACCACCAGGATGATCGCGGACCTGACTGGGCAACCATTGAAGAACCCATACGCATCCATGAGACCATTGACCGGGCCTGTGCCCAGGCAAAGGTGATTCTGGTGGACTGCCTGACCCTTTGGGTCTCCAACCTTTTGTTCCGGGAAACAGATGAGGCCGGTATCATGGCGGCGGTGGACCTGCTGGTCGGCGCTGTAAACCGGTCAACCTGCCCTGTTATCCTGGTTTCCAATGAAGTAGGGTATGGCATTGTCCCTGAAAACAGCCTTGCACGGCAGTTCAGGGACATGGCAGGACTTGTCAACCAGCGGGTGGCCCGGGCCGTTGACGAGGTTGTTGTGAGCATGGCCGGTATCCCGGTTCAGATCAAACCGGGCCAAATCCAACCAGGTCAAATTTTCGGAAACGGCGAACCTCAATGA
- a CDS encoding FprA family A-type flavoprotein, with protein MKFQKIVDDIYRLGVNIEDENYLFEGIWPIPHGISINSYLIKGEKNVLIDLTQDIMDFPKAITGQMEEVNLAVEDIDIIVINHMEPDHSSWLREFCKKNTKGVIYCTKKAVPLLEAFAGVPADRAVAVTDGMTLEVGDYELQFFETPNIHWPETMMTYETKRKILFACDAFGSYGKVEDDTIFDDQLSEEKHAFLENEALRYYANIVSAFSGFVLKGLTKLSGLDIKIICPSHGIIWRENPGVIIDHYKRYAEYSKGPAEREITLVWSSMYGSTKSMLNLVVETIRKHKIPVHVYQAPGDDIGYILANAWKSAGLIFGMPTYEYKVFPPMSHVIEELLVKKVTNKKVFRYGSYGWVGGAQRDFESKIEKSGWDLLGFYEWQGAPTSEDEQAMVEKIDAFCRELIEFTK; from the coding sequence ATGAAATTTCAAAAAATAGTAGATGATATTTACCGCCTTGGGGTTAACATTGAAGACGAGAATTACCTTTTTGAGGGAATCTGGCCTATTCCCCACGGCATTTCCATAAACTCGTATCTGATCAAGGGTGAAAAGAACGTGCTCATTGATCTGACCCAGGACATCATGGACTTTCCCAAGGCCATTACCGGACAGATGGAAGAAGTCAACCTGGCTGTGGAGGACATTGATATCATCGTGATAAACCACATGGAGCCGGATCACTCCAGCTGGCTGCGGGAATTTTGTAAAAAAAATACCAAGGGCGTGATTTACTGTACCAAAAAAGCGGTTCCCCTGCTCGAAGCCTTTGCCGGGGTCCCTGCGGACCGGGCCGTGGCCGTCACGGACGGCATGACCCTGGAAGTTGGGGACTATGAACTTCAGTTTTTTGAAACGCCCAATATCCATTGGCCTGAAACCATGATGACTTATGAGACAAAACGGAAAATTCTATTTGCCTGCGATGCCTTTGGCTCCTACGGCAAAGTAGAGGACGACACCATTTTTGACGACCAGCTCTCCGAGGAAAAACATGCTTTTCTTGAAAATGAGGCACTGCGTTATTACGCCAATATCGTCTCGGCATTTTCCGGCTTTGTACTCAAGGGTCTGACCAAACTGTCCGGACTGGATATCAAGATCATCTGTCCTTCCCACGGAATTATCTGGCGGGAGAACCCCGGCGTGATCATCGATCATTACAAACGCTATGCAGAGTACAGCAAGGGGCCCGCAGAACGGGAGATTACCCTGGTTTGGTCCAGCATGTACGGCAGTACAAAATCCATGCTGAATCTTGTGGTTGAGACCATAAGAAAACACAAGATTCCGGTGCATGTTTACCAGGCTCCGGGTGATGACATCGGCTATATTTTGGCCAACGCCTGGAAGTCCGCCGGGCTCATTTTCGGTATGCCCACCTACGAGTACAAGGTCTTTCCGCCCATGTCCCATGTGATTGAGGAACTGCTTGTCAAAAAGGTGACCAACAAAAAGGTGTTCAGGTACGGCTCCTATGGATGGGTTGGCGGGGCACAGCGGGATTTTGAATCCAAAATTGAAAAGTCCGGCTGGGATCTGCTCGGTTTTTACGAATGGCAGGGAGCCCCCACCAGCGAGGATGAGCAGGCCATGGTTGAAAAGATTGATGCCTTTTGCCGGGAACTGATCGAGTTTACCAAGTAA
- a CDS encoding class I SAM-dependent DNA methyltransferase gives MAKKKTAPKNNKNFEESLWDSANRLRGSVESSEYKHVVLSLIFLKFVSDKFEERRAALIAEGQEKYTDMVEFYTMKNVFYLPETSRWRYIQQHAKQDDIAIKIDSALAAVEKSNASLKGALPDNYFSRLGLDGSKLSALIDAINNIDTVQDKQEDVVGRVYEYFLGKFAAAEGKLGGEFYTPKCVVNLIAEMIEPYKGKIYDPCCGSGGMFVQSLKFVKSHHGNTRNISVYGQEYTTTTYKLAKMNLAVRGISANLGEVPADTFFKDQHPDLKADYIMANPPFNMKKWRAANELTDDSRWDGYETPPVGNANYAWILHMVSKLSERGVAGFVLANGSMSTNTKGEGLIRQKLVENDLVDCMVALPGQLFYTTQIPVCLWFITKSKKADSELGFRSREGETLFIDARKIGEMISRKQKELTHEDIDAIAKTYHSWRYDPGSAGVPPANAGGTPALPGYEDQAGYCKSATLEEIRKNDYVLTPGRYVGAPPLEDDGIPFETKMTEMSRTLYAQMEESAKLDAVIRENLEVLGYGE, from the coding sequence ATGGCCAAGAAAAAAACAGCGCCGAAAAATAATAAAAACTTTGAAGAGTCCCTGTGGGATTCGGCAAACCGCCTGCGGGGAAGCGTCGAATCTTCCGAATACAAGCACGTTGTCCTGAGTTTAATTTTCCTCAAGTTCGTTTCCGATAAATTTGAAGAGCGCCGGGCGGCTCTCATCGCAGAAGGCCAGGAAAAATACACTGATATGGTGGAGTTCTACACCATGAAGAACGTCTTTTATCTGCCGGAGACCTCCCGCTGGCGTTATATCCAGCAGCACGCCAAGCAGGACGACATCGCCATCAAAATTGATTCCGCCCTGGCAGCGGTGGAGAAGAGCAACGCCTCCCTCAAAGGGGCGCTGCCGGACAACTACTTCTCCCGCCTGGGCCTGGATGGCAGCAAGCTCTCCGCCCTCATTGATGCCATCAACAACATCGACACCGTGCAGGACAAACAAGAGGACGTGGTGGGGCGGGTCTATGAGTATTTTTTAGGCAAGTTTGCCGCAGCCGAAGGCAAACTGGGAGGCGAATTCTACACCCCCAAATGTGTGGTCAATCTCATTGCCGAGATGATCGAGCCCTACAAGGGCAAAATTTATGATCCCTGCTGCGGTTCCGGCGGTATGTTTGTCCAGTCCCTCAAATTTGTGAAGAGCCACCACGGCAACACCAGAAACATCTCGGTCTACGGGCAGGAATACACCACCACCACCTACAAGCTGGCCAAGATGAATCTGGCCGTACGCGGCATCTCGGCAAATTTAGGGGAAGTCCCTGCCGATACCTTTTTCAAGGATCAACACCCCGATTTAAAGGCGGACTATATCATGGCCAATCCGCCCTTTAACATGAAAAAATGGCGGGCCGCCAATGAGCTCACCGACGATTCAAGGTGGGATGGGTATGAAACCCCGCCCGTGGGCAATGCCAATTATGCCTGGATTCTCCACATGGTCTCCAAGCTGTCGGAGCGCGGTGTGGCAGGCTTTGTGCTGGCCAATGGGTCCATGTCCACCAACACCAAGGGCGAAGGATTGATCCGTCAAAAACTGGTGGAAAATGACCTGGTGGACTGCATGGTGGCCCTGCCGGGGCAGCTCTTCTACACCACCCAGATTCCCGTTTGTCTCTGGTTTATCACTAAATCCAAAAAAGCCGACAGCGAGCTTGGGTTCCGCAGCCGTGAGGGGGAGACGCTTTTCATTGATGCCCGGAAGATCGGCGAGATGATCAGCCGGAAGCAAAAAGAGCTCACCCATGAAGATATTGACGCCATCGCCAAAACCTATCACTCATGGCGGTATGATCCCGGGAGCGCGGGCGTCCCGCCCGCCAATGCAGGCGGGACGCCTGCGCTCCCAGGTTACGAAGACCAGGCCGGGTATTGCAAATCCGCCACCCTGGAAGAAATCCGGAAAAACGATTATGTGCTCACCCCCGGACGCTATGTCGGCGCACCGCCCCTGGAAGATGACGGCATCCCCTTTGAAACCAAGATGACCGAAATGAGCCGGACCCTTTACGCACAGATGGAAGAATCGGCAAAGCTGGATGCAGTGATTAGGGAAAATTTGGAGGTGTTGGGTTATGGCGAATAA
- the cbiB gene encoding adenosylcobinamide-phosphate synthase CbiB, translating into MLFDVTWQIIAAAFILDVLAGDPGCLPHPIIWMGRAISFFEPEFRKRIKKPFRAGLLFALCLIVTVFGLTWAVVFMVGRIHPVAAAIVQAILIFYSFSTRSLYKAAMDVFKPLILGDLAQARIKVGYIVGRQTKDLDEAGITRAACETVAENFVDGFLSPLCFALLLGAPGAMMYKMINTLDSMVGYKNDTYILFGRAAARIDDVANYIPARLSIAMIAPAAAILSLSRGRRALFTALTQGRNHKSPNAGFPEAAFAGALGVRFGGPNIYHGKLVDKPYIGGAFNDPRPAHIEKACELMMLSALVSVVLGCLLAWSLF; encoded by the coding sequence ATGCTTTTTGATGTGACCTGGCAAATTATTGCTGCCGCCTTTATCCTGGATGTTCTGGCCGGAGATCCGGGATGCCTGCCCCACCCCATTATCTGGATGGGCCGGGCCATTTCATTTTTTGAGCCTGAATTTCGAAAACGGATTAAAAAGCCATTCCGGGCTGGTCTTCTCTTTGCCCTTTGTCTGATTGTCACAGTCTTTGGTCTGACCTGGGCCGTCGTTTTTATGGTTGGCCGGATTCATCCGGTTGCGGCCGCCATTGTCCAGGCCATATTGATTTTTTACAGTTTTTCCACCAGAAGCCTGTACAAGGCTGCCATGGACGTATTTAAGCCCCTGATACTGGGCGACCTGGCCCAGGCCAGAATCAAGGTGGGGTATATTGTGGGACGCCAAACCAAAGACCTGGATGAGGCGGGCATCACCCGGGCAGCCTGTGAAACCGTGGCGGAAAATTTCGTGGACGGATTTTTGTCGCCTTTGTGTTTTGCCCTGTTGCTCGGGGCTCCCGGCGCCATGATGTATAAGATGATCAACACCCTGGATTCCATGGTGGGGTATAAAAACGACACCTATATCCTGTTCGGCAGGGCGGCAGCCCGCATTGATGATGTGGCCAACTACATCCCGGCCCGGCTCTCCATCGCCATGATTGCACCGGCAGCAGCGATCCTTTCCCTTTCCCGGGGCAGGCGGGCGCTTTTCACGGCACTCACCCAAGGTCGCAATCACAAAAGCCCCAACGCCGGATTCCCAGAGGCCGCCTTTGCCGGGGCGCTGGGCGTTCGGTTCGGCGGTCCCAATATCTATCACGGCAAGCTGGTGGACAAACCCTATATCGGCGGTGCGTTCAATGACCCCAGACCTGCCCATATTGAAAAGGCCTGTGAGTTAATGATGCTGTCGGCCCTTGTTTCCGTTGTATTGGGCTGTCTGTTGGCCTGGAGTCTGTTTTAA
- a CDS encoding aminotransferase class I/II-fold pyridoxal phosphate-dependent enzyme — MSKIFRIPGLRTGFLSGANALIRKIMVHYQPWSVNALAQAIIKDIYDHPGDILPFYRQTREFIVKERQAFVHALAETEGIRLFDTPVYFVLARLERILAPELCRRVGDDGFLIRDCSNFKGLSDRFVRFSLKTREINLALAQSIKTALARA; from the coding sequence ATGTCCAAAATTTTCAGGATTCCGGGGCTGCGCACAGGTTTCTTAAGCGGGGCAAACGCCTTGATCCGGAAAATCATGGTCCATTACCAGCCCTGGAGCGTCAATGCCCTGGCCCAGGCAATAATCAAGGATATATACGATCATCCGGGCGACATTTTGCCCTTTTACCGGCAGACCCGGGAATTCATTGTTAAAGAACGCCAAGCTTTTGTCCATGCCCTGGCTGAAACAGAGGGCATCCGGCTTTTTGATACACCGGTTTACTTTGTGTTGGCCCGGCTGGAGCGGATCTTAGCCCCTGAGTTGTGCCGCCGGGTGGGAGATGACGGATTCCTGATTCGCGACTGTTCCAATTTTAAAGGGCTGTCCGACCGGTTTGTTCGATTTTCCCTGAAAACACGTGAAATCAACCTGGCCCTGGCCCAAAGCATCAAAACAGCCCTGGCCCGGGCATAG
- the cbiR gene encoding cobamide remodeling phosphodiesterase CbiR has protein sequence MMKRPFRLGTTSFIYADHIIPNIKKIGAFFDEIELLVFESKPEAVIPSREDVRELSELSRDLDLTYNVHLPTDISLTAPDLRLRREAADTLKRVIERFSIAPVTRFTLHLEMDKPMPSQDGIEAWQNNARQGLELLVPALEDRTTVGVETLWYPPDLFKNLVNEFGLSVCADLGHHIKYGYDINRTFELFGPKINLIHLHGVDTRLEPPRDHIGLDKTAPDEFRKIVDLLKHYTGTVSLEVFNLADLQGSLTALTGIFNDIPCI, from the coding sequence ATGATGAAAAGACCTTTCAGACTGGGCACGACTTCCTTTATCTATGCGGATCATATCATCCCCAATATAAAAAAAATCGGTGCCTTTTTTGACGAGATCGAACTTCTGGTCTTTGAAAGTAAACCCGAAGCGGTGATACCATCCCGGGAGGATGTGAGGGAACTATCGGAACTATCCCGGGACCTGGACCTGACCTATAATGTCCACCTGCCCACGGATATCAGTTTAACTGCACCGGACCTTCGGCTGCGCCGGGAGGCCGCAGACACCCTGAAACGGGTCATTGAGCGATTTTCCATTGCGCCTGTCACACGCTTTACGCTCCATCTGGAAATGGATAAGCCCATGCCGTCACAGGATGGTATTGAGGCCTGGCAAAACAATGCACGACAGGGGCTTGAATTGCTGGTGCCGGCCCTGGAAGACCGGACAACGGTTGGCGTGGAAACTCTTTGGTACCCCCCAGATCTTTTTAAAAATCTGGTGAACGAATTTGGCCTGTCCGTCTGTGCCGACCTTGGCCACCACATCAAATACGGGTATGACATAAACCGAACCTTTGAACTGTTCGGCCCAAAAATCAATCTGATTCACCTTCACGGTGTGGATACGCGCCTTGAACCGCCCCGAGACCACATCGGCCTTGACAAAACAGCACCAGACGAGTTCAGGAAAATTGTGGACCTGTTGAAACACTACACGGGAACCGTCAGTCTGGAGGTGTTTAACCTTGCCGATCTGCAAGGGTCCCTAACTGCACTGACCGGAATTTTTAACGACATACCCTGTATATAA
- a CDS encoding adenosylcobinamide-GDP ribazoletransferase, whose translation MTRTDNPGFFADLRACMAFITILPTGKNPLYSPVGMIRFFPVVGLIIGALLVLTDVLASMVWPAPAAALVDLIFLVAVTGAFHLDGLGDTADGIFSHRGRERALEIMKDSRTGMMGLVAVVLGLATKLAGIWSIKTNCSPVQAMAIFFLVPSFSRAAMIFGIKYLNYGRKGKGTGKDLFDRPLNLKDFYLCLIPLGFSLFLGYKGLILILGFALGCVAILKFYKQKMNCITGDMLGAMTELMESWLFMAAGMNMF comes from the coding sequence ATGACCCGGACGGATAACCCCGGCTTTTTTGCAGACTTACGGGCTTGCATGGCCTTTATTACCATTCTGCCCACGGGAAAAAACCCGTTATATTCTCCTGTGGGCATGATCCGCTTTTTCCCCGTGGTGGGGCTGATCATCGGCGCCCTTCTGGTGTTAACCGATGTTCTGGCATCCATGGTCTGGCCGGCACCTGCCGCAGCCCTTGTTGATCTCATTTTCCTGGTGGCCGTGACCGGGGCCTTTCACCTGGACGGTCTTGGCGATACCGCAGACGGAATATTCAGTCATCGGGGCCGGGAGCGGGCCCTTGAAATCATGAAAGACTCCAGAACGGGCATGATGGGACTGGTTGCCGTTGTTTTAGGTCTGGCGACAAAACTTGCCGGGATCTGGTCGATTAAAACCAATTGTTCTCCGGTTCAGGCCATGGCCATATTTTTCCTGGTGCCCTCTTTTTCCAGAGCCGCCATGATATTCGGCATAAAATATCTCAATTACGGCAGAAAAGGCAAAGGTACGGGCAAGGATCTGTTTGACCGTCCGCTTAATTTAAAAGATTTTTATCTGTGTCTGATCCCGCTGGGGTTTTCGTTGTTTCTGGGGTATAAGGGCCTGATATTGATTTTAGGATTTGCCCTGGGCTGTGTTGCTATTTTAAAATTTTACAAACAAAAAATGAACTGCATCACAGGGGACATGCTTGGTGCTATGACCGAATTGATGGAATCCTGGCTGTTCATGGCCGCCGGCATGAATATGTTTTAA